Proteins found in one Poecilia reticulata strain Guanapo linkage group LG6, Guppy_female_1.0+MT, whole genome shotgun sequence genomic segment:
- the ctsh gene encoding pro-cathepsin H, translating into MTRVWLLLSFVSLTSAFYLTKRDEFHFKSWMAQYNKAYDFEEYYQRLQIFTENKRKIDKHNEGNHSFTMGLNEFSDMTFNEFRKSFLLSEPQNCSATKGNYFSSNGPHPDSIDWRTKGNYITPVKNQGQCGSCWTFSTTGCLESVTAISTGKLVPLSEQQLVDCAQDFNNHGCNGGLPSQAFEYIMYNKGLMTENDYPYKAVEGVCYYEPSVAAAFVKEVRNITAYDEMGMVDAVGTLNPVSFAFEVTSDFMHYHQGVYTSTKCHNTTDKVNHAVLAVGYGQDNGTLYWIVKNSWGPYWGIDGYFLIERGKNMCGLAACSSFPVV; encoded by the exons TACAACAAAGCGTACGACTTCGAGGAGTACTACCAAAGATTACAAATATTCACAGAGAACAAGAGGAAGATTGACAAACACAATGAAGGGAATCACTCTTTCAcaa TGGGACTCAACGAATTTTCAGACATGACTTTCAATGAGTTCCGAAAGTCTTTCCTCTTGTCTGAGCCACAG AACTGCTCTGCCACTAAAGGAAACTACTTCAGCAGTAATGGACCACATCCAGATTCCATTGATTGGAGAACGAAGGGGAATTATATAACACCAGTAAAGAATCAG GGGCAATGTGGAAGCTGCTGGACTTTTTCCACAACTGGCTGTTTGGAGTCCGTTACTGCTATCTCCACTGGGAAGCTCGTGCCTCTG tcagaacagcagctggTAGACTGCGCCCAGGATTTCAACAACCACGGATGTAATGG CGGTCTTCCCAGTCAAGCATTTGAGTACATTATGTACAACAAGGGACTGATGACAGAGAATGATTACCCATACAAAGCTGTG GAGGGTGTATGTTATTATGAACCGTCCGTGGCTGCTGCTTTTGTGAAGGAAGTGAGGAACATAACAGCG TACGACGAGATGGGAATGGTCGATGCTGTCGGCACACTCAACCCTGTTAGTTTCGCCTTTGAGGTAACCAGTGACTTCATGCATTACCACCAGGGTGTGTACACCAG CACTAAATGCCACAACACAACAGATAAGGTGAATCATGCTGTGCTCGCTGTTGGCTATGGACAAGACAACGGTACCCTCTACTGGATAGTGAAGAACTCTTGGGGACCTTATTGGGGCATAGACGG GTACTTCCTTATTGAAAGGGGAAAGAATATGTGTGGACTCGCTGCCTGCTCATCTTTTCCGGTGGTGTGA